From Oryctolagus cuniculus chromosome 17, mOryCun1.1, whole genome shotgun sequence, a single genomic window includes:
- the LOC100337924 gene encoding olfactory receptor 3A2, which translates to MGLETGTNSTALTEFILLGLVETGKLESVLFVFFLFAYLVTVGGNLSILAAILMEPKLHSPMYFFLGNLSVLDVGCITVTVPPMLGCLVSHKRTISYHACLSQLFFFHFLAGVDCFLLTAMAYDRFLAICRPLTYSTRMSQTVQRTLVVVSWACAFTNALTHTVAISTLNFCGPKEVNHFYCDLPQLFQLSCSSTQLNELLLFGLGILMAGAPVILIVTSYLHVAAAVLQIRSSEGRKKAFSTCGSHLTVVCLFYGTGIFNYMRLGSEEASDKDKGVGIFNTVINPLLNPLIYSLRNSDMQATLRRIFVGRRSLI; encoded by the coding sequence ATGGGTCTGGAAACTGGGACCAACAGCACAGCTCTTACAGAGTTCATTCTGCTGGGCCTGGTGGAAACTGGAAAGCTAGAGTCTGTGCTAtttgtcttcttcctctttgcCTACCTGGTCACAGTCGGGGGCAACCTCAGCATCCTGGCTGCCATCTTGATGGAACCCAAACTCCActcccccatgtacttcttcctgggGAACCTGTCAGTGCTGGATGTTGGGTGCATCACAGTCACCGTCCCTCCAATGCTGGGCTGCCTTGTGTCCCACAAGCGTACAATTTCCTACCatgcctgcctctcccagctcttcttcttccactttttagctggtgtggactgcttcctgttGACAGCCATGGCATATGACCGGTTCCTGGCCATCTGCCGGCCCCTCACCTACAGCACCCGCATGAGCCAGACAGTCCAGAGGACATTGGTGGTTGTGTCCTGGGCTTGTGCCTTCACCAATGCACTGACCCACACCGTGGCCATATCCACACTGAACTTCTGTGGTCCCAAAGAGGTCAACCACTTCTACTGTGACCTCCCACAGCTCTTCCAGCTCTCCTGCTCCAGCACCCAGCTCAACGAGCTACTGCTTTTTGGTCTGGGAATCCTCATGGCAGGTGCACCTGTAATTCTCATTGTCACCTCCTACCTCCACGTGGCAGCTGCAGTCCTACAAATCCGCTCCTCTGAGGGCAGGAAGAAGGCCTTCTCCACGTGTGGCTCCCACCTCACTGTGGTTTGCCTTTTCTACGGGACAGGTATCTTCAACTACATGCGACTTGGTTCAGAGGAGGCTTCAGATAAGGATAAAGGGGTTGGGATTTTCAACACTGTCATCAACCCCCTGCTGAACCCACTGATCTACAGCCTCAGAAACTCTGACATGCAGGCCACTCTAAGGAGGATATTTGTGGGAAGGCGGTCATTGATCTGA